caggatgtagtatggtggtcaaccactgcttgttctttcttccagtcaataaaagctgatatctcgcctttacgtctcagagagagttattgatggtgcctcAACtatactgattggcctaatctcagcctacagagaagaattcATCAACCtcacacagtggtgtcaagaaaacatcctctccctgAATGTcatgaaaacaaaagagctggttgtggactacaggaggaatggatctggagttgacaaggtgagcagctttaagttcctctgcatacccatcactgaggatcttacgtagtctgtacataccgggtgtgtggtgaaaaaaacacaacagcacctctttcaccacaGACAAttaaagaagtttggcatgagtccccaaatcctaaagaCTTCCTACAGGaatacaattgagagcatcctgactggatgcatcactgcctggtatgggaaccttACTTCCCTcaatctgcagagagtggtgtggacagcccagcgcatctgtggatgtgaacttcccactattcaggacatttacagtgacagatGTGTACAAATGGCCCGAAGtatcattggggaccagagtcatcccaaccacaaactgttccagctgctaccatctgggaaacggtaccgcagcattaaagccaggaccaacaggctccgggacaacttcttccaccaggccatcagactgattaactcatgctgatacaactgtatttctatgttatattgactgcctTGTGCACacttagacagagacgtaaagatctttactcatgtatatgaaggatgtaagtaataaagtgaaTTCAATCATTTCAATTCAATCCTTTCAAACacacaggctctctgtttcccacactccctttaaactgaCACCCTGTTCCCGACACTCCCTTGAAACACATTGGTTCCCTGTTTCTCACAGTTTTAAACACACTATAACCTTGTTTCCCTGACATCCTTTAAACACATTGATACCCTGATCCCACACTGGCTCCACGTTTGCTCCTCTCGCTTTAAACACATAGACTCCCTGTTTCCCACATTCCTTATCAACACACTGGCtccacaatccccacacaccTTTTATCACACTAGCTCACTGTTCCCTACAACCCCTTTAAAAACATCAGCTTCCTGTTCCCCACACTCCCTTTATCACACTGGCTCACTGTTCTCCacattccctttaaatgcacTCACTCCTTGTGGCCAACATTCCCTTTATCACTCTGGCTCCCAGTTCCCCGCAATCCCTTTATCACACCCCTTTTAAATACACGGGCACCCAGATCCCCACAacccctttaaacacactggctcCCCGTTACCCACAATCCCTTTATCGCACTGCCTCCCGGTTACCCACAACCCCTTTAAACATTCTGGCTCCCGGTTATCCACACTTTGTTTAAACACACTTTATTTGTGTTTGCATCTTTCACTTTAAACACACAGTGGCTCTGTTTTTTACAAGCACTTTAAACACACTGGCCTCTGGTTCCCCACAATTCCTTTAACACACTGGCTCCCAGTTCCCCACAacccctttaaacacactggctcTCTGTTACCCACACTCTCTGTAAATACACTGGCTCAGTTTCCTACATTCCCTAAATAGACTGACTCCCTGTTTCCCACACTCATTTTAAATGCAGCAGCTCTGTTTCACACACTCCATTTGAACATACTGGTCCTGTTTCCTACAttccctttaaacacactggatcCTTGTTCCCCTCACACCCTATAAATACACTGACACCCTGttccccacactccctttaaGCACACTGGCTCCCTGTTTCCCACCCTCCCTTTAAACACATTGGGTCCCTGTTCCCTACACTCCCTTTAAACACAGTGGCTCTCTGTTTCCCACACTCATTTTAAACACAACAGAGCCCAATTTCCTAAGCTTTTAAACTCAGCTGGGCTGTTTCACCCAGAGCCTTTAAATTTGCTATGGCCCCACTCCCTTTAGACTCACTCTCTTCGCGTGGTCCCATTTCCTGTGCGCTCCATTGGGACTCCATTTCCCAACCTCATTCTGTTGTCTCAGAAATGTATTATGCTGCTGTTTAATCGTGAAAAGGTGAATTAGAAGTGTGTATAACTGCAAGTTGTTGCATTACTTGGTTCAGCAGCCAAGACCACATTCACTGAGGTCCCAAACACACTGTATTATCCTGGTTTTACTGAAGTTTCCTTGTCTACGGTAAAGGGACGGAATTTTTCTCCAGTAGAGCAGCCATTCTAAGATGGGAACTGTCACACTGTTTACATACAGATTTGTTAAAAGCCTTGGCATTATTTTACTAACGACTCACAACAGGAAAAGTAAGGTTTGAAAATCTTATTTTGTGTTGGAGGCTTTCACCAGTTACTGCTCCCCAGGAGTCTCCATTTCTCCCTGGGTCTGAATAACATGGAACAAGGTGACATTGAAGAGCACTTGATGGCCATTGTTCCATGCGTACAGTGTGCGGTCTCTGGCATTGTAATCCAGCATAGAGATGTGGAAGTACTGATTGTGGAAGGGGATGTCGATATACTCATAGCTGGAGGTCTTGGTGGAGTATGCGTAGTAGACCTTCGCACCCGTCACGTGGGAGTTGGTGACGTACAGGGTTCCGCAGATCATGAACGCCTCTCCGGCACTCCTCTTGGGGTAACCTGTGTTCCAGGTCCGACGCACATCCAGTGTCTGTGTGTCCAGCTGGCTGATGACAATGTTTCCTGCATTCTGGTTGGTCGCGTAGACAGCCCAGATCCCACCCTCGTCAGCCATGAGATCGATGTCAGAGAAGCCGCCCCAGGTGTAGGGGTACATGTTATTGAAGCCAGCGTATTCTAGGCTGCGCTGTGCCTGTACTGAACTCGTCTGGAAGTTGTACCTGATGAGCGTGTTGCTCTGATACTTGTTATAGTAGAGAGAGCCATTATAGACCAGGTGATTGGTGCCAGCCCATGGGTAGGGCAGACGGTACTGCCTGTAATCCTCCCCACTGACAAAGCCCGCCATGGACTGATATTCCAGCACTACCTTGCTGCTTGTGTATCCATCCATGTACCACACCTGGGAGAGGAACGGTACAGTGAGAACTACAGGCACCAGGGAGGAacacccctcctcttcccctcccactcATCCATGTACCACACCTGGGAGAGGAACGGTACAGTGAGAACTACAGGCACCGGGGAGGAacacccctcctcttcccctcccactcATCCATGTACCACACCTGGGAGAGGAACGGTACAGTGAGAACTACAGGCACTGGGGAGGAACACCCCTCCTTTTCCCCTCCCACTCATCCGTGTACCACACCTGGGAGAGGAACGGTACAGTGAGAACTACAGGCACCAGGGAGGAACACCCTCCTTTTCCCCTCCCACTCATCCATGTACCACACCTGGGAGAGGAACGGTACAGTGAGAACTACAGGCACCGGGGAGGAacacccctcctctccttcccacaaactcccttcccctccacctccccctccccccttttacCTTCCCCTCCTTCCCCTGCCCCTGCCTTCACCCACCACATTGACCCTACGTCGTTAACCTTGTCATCTCTCTGTGTTGCCAGAGGGTCAGTCATCCATGCTCCAAACCTGGTTCCGGATGTCTTCACTGTGATCGGCAGACTAATTTTCATCAACTTGCCACAGGCTGTAAGAGTAATTGACAAAGCCTTtcatcattctctctctccacacccagACCTCTTTTGATACCCACTGCTTTCTCAAGCTGTAGGTTCTCTCCCTGCAGCCACATGGGTTTCTCAAGAACATAAGATCATGGGCACagaataggctatttggcccctCAGTGCTGgcccaccattcaatgtgaccaTTGCAGGTCTGCACCAGGCCCTATCTCCCCTGCTGAAATGTTGGAGGCCCGTCGGTATGTGAGGGAGTAAGTAGGAGGAAAAGTGAGATAGAAAGGTGACTTGAAGGCCTGAAGAAATGTTTGAGGCCGATCGGTTGGTGTGTCAGAGAGTGACTGGCCAGGTGTTAGGGAAGGAAAGGCaacttgttttgctgttattgTCTTGTTTGTTTTGTTGTGTTGTTGTTTGTGTTGTCCCGCTCAATGTTGTTGCCATGTGATTTTGGTGCtggaaatgtgtggtgacacttgagtGCTCCTTTGTTAAcccaagtgacacatttcactgtatttttccaTGTGCAATCATCATCAGGGAGCCCGTGTTGATGTGCAGagttcacagctccctgaaagcaGCTATGAAGATTGACAGGGCTGTTAAGGAGGCACGTGGCATGTCTGCCATTATTATTTGAGACATTGAGTCcaaaagtcaggaaattataTTAAATTCTCATTAGGCTGCATCTTGAGTATTACATAAAATTCTGgatgccccactataggaaggatgtcgtgGCCTTGGAGAGAGTGCAAAAGAGTTCaacagggtgctgtctggatcagaggcaTGCGCTATATTGACAAGGCAGACAAACTTGCCTTGatttctttggagtgaaagaagttgaaagatctgatagaggtttataaggttatAAGACCacgagaaataggagcagaattaaaccattcagcccagcgagcctgctccgccattctatcatggctgatatcggatcccattcaaccccatacacccacATCcttgctatatcctttgatgccctgaccaatcaggaaacaatcaacttctactttaaatatacacacagatAGCCTCCACGGCCGCCTACCAcaaatttactactctctggctaaaaaaaaaatctttcttacctctgttttaaagggtcttccctcaattttgaggctgtgccctctagttttggattcccccccatcacaggaaacatcctgtccacatccatcctatttagtcctttcaacattcagtatgtTTCAGTGACATCCCCatgcagtcttctaaattccaatgagcacaagcccaaagctaccaaaggctcttcgtatgataaccctttcattcctgaaatcatcctcatgtacctcctctagactctctctaatgacaacacatcttttctgagatatggggcccaaaacagttgacaatattccaagtgcagcctgattagtgtcttataaaggctcagcatgatccccttgcttttatattctattctccttgaaataaatgccaacattggatttgccttctttactgcaGACACAACCTGTAAATAAatcttctggaagtcttgcatgaggactcctaagtccctctgcacctctgatgtttgaaacctctccccatttagataacagtccacatgattgttccttttaccaaaatatgtTATCGAACATTCCACAACAGttcattccatctaccacttttttgcccattcttccaatttgtcaaagtcctgctgcaatcgtattgcttcttcagcactgcctacccctccgcctatctttgtatcatctgcaaactttgccacaaagccatcaattccattatctaaatcattggcaaataatgtgaaaagcagtggtcccaatactgacccctgaggaacaccattgcTCACGGGCAGCCAAGCAGAagaggccccttttattcccattcgctgcctcctgcctgtcagccattctgctacccatgccagtatttttccagtaataccaaaggattttatcttgttaaacagcctcatttgtggcaccttatcaaatgccttttgaaaatccaagtaaatgacatccatttcctctcctttgtctactctgcttgttacgtcattacttccttgaagaactctaacagatttgtcagggaagatttccctTAAAAGAAACCATACTgaaattgacttattttatcattactctccaagtaccttgaaacctcatccttaataatggactccaacattttcccaaccactgaggttaggctaactggcctataatttcctttcttttgtcctgccttcttaaagagtggagtgacatttgctgtcttccagtcctctggaagcatgccagaatgaagtgattcttgaaagatcatgaccagtgcATCTGTTAACTCTTTAGCAACTACTCACAGGACTCTGAGatgtaggccatttggtctaggtgacttatccacctcaagacctttgagtttgcatggtgccttttcctttgtaatagcaatggcactcactcctgctccctgatcctcatggacctctggcacactgctagtcttccacagtgaagaaaaatgcaatgttctcattaagttcatctggcatttcgttgtcccccattactacctcatcatcatcattttccagtggtccaatatcaactcttattctttatacaactgaaaaaacttttggtatcctactTCGTATTATTGACTAGTCTActctcatatttcaccttttcctttcttatagcttttttagttgtcttttgttggattttgaaagcttcctaatcatccaatttcccactcatttttgctactttatatgccctttccttggtttttatgCTGTCCTTAACTTCTCTTTTCAGCTACAGTTGTCTACATCTACTACCTGAgaatttcttcctctgtgggacatatctatcttaCGCCTTCTGAAATATTCCCAgaatcttcagccatctctgctccaccatcaactccaatccacctggacaagtTCCTCTCTCACGCCCCTGTAATTTCCTTCATTCCATTATGGTAATGATACATGTGTTATGCTTCATGGAAATGGAAATGGTAGATCAACTGAATgtattttgcattggtcttcattgtggaagacactagctgtatgctgGAAGTACAAAATCCTCatggaagtgagtgaagttgccattactagggaaaaGGTGCTTGTGAAACATAGTGGGTGTGGTGTTTGTCAGAGTAGACTGATGcagagtagtaaggctttggctcTACAAGGATTCATCGAGAACAGGCGGAGGCAAGTTAAGTAGGTAaattcattccttatttcttatttaaatCTTGAGAGTACAGGGAGTATGGctacagagccagtgttctgtGCAGGGTGTCAGATGAGGGATGTCCAGGAGACTATCAGCCTTCCCGtttgcaccaggtgcatcgagatgcagctccttagagtctgtgttagggaactggagctgcagctcgatgaccttcggcttgttagggaaagtgaagtaGTGAtaaacaggagctacagggaggtagtcaccccaaggcaaCATGAGACCAATAAATgggtgtcaggagagggaagggagaacattAGACGTTGGGAGCACTCCTATGCCATgtccctcaacaataagtacttcaTTTTGAGTATTGTTGAGGGGGACAACCTACCTGTGGGATGTAACAGTGACCAtgcctctggcattgagtctgcccctgtggctcaaagtgtagggaactgaagagtaTGGCCGCAGTAATAGGGGACTGTATAGTCAGGGGGATAGATaagtgattctgtggacatgaaaaggaaacccggatggtagtttgcctcccaagtaCCAGGGTCCGAGATATTTCTGGACTTGTCCACAATATCCTTAAAAGAgagggtgagtagccagaagtcatggtactcattggtactaatgacataagtagaaaaagggaggagatcctgaaaaaagaATATAGGGTTagaaaggaagctgagaagcaagacctcaagggtagtaatgtCGAATTTGCTGGCTGTGCTACACTACTGTGAAGATAGGAATAGAATAAGAtgacagataaatgcatggctggaGGATTGGAGCAGGAAGTAAGGATTCAGATAAGTGAGACCTTTTCTGGGTCAGGTGGGACCAggacaaaagggatgggttggaCTTGGATCTGAGGgtaaccaatattcttgcaggcaggtttactagagctgttgggagtggcataatttaatatggcagggggatgggcaGCATGATAGTGCTGAGCAGGTGATGTAatatgtaatatgaatgtaatgAAGGACAAAGCAGTGatggggtacaaatgcagacagagcaaagagttaaactgtaccacagaggcaaaattcgaAAGTGCGAAGAAtctaggactgaaggtgctgtattcaaatgcatgtagcattcggaataaggtggacaaactcatggtgcaattacaggttggtcagtatgacattgtggacatcactgagttgtAGCTGAAAGAAGTTCATAGTTGGGAAATCAACATCaatggatatactttgtatcaaaaggacaggcaggaaggcacaaGTGGTGgtgaggctctgttggtaagagatggaattacatctttagaaagaggagacatagggtcagagaatgttgaatctttatggGTGGAGTTAATAAATTGTAAGAGTAAAAAAAagttatgggaatcatatataagcttccaaatagtagccaagatgtgggattaagattgtaaagggagctggAAGGGGCacataataagggtaatgacacactTGTAATGGGGAACTTCAAAATGCAAGGAGACTGGGAACATTAAGTTGttgttggatcgcaagagagggaatttgttgaatggctttttagagcagcttgtgcttgagcctactcagggaaaggctattttAGATTGGGTAtcgtgtaataacccagatcatattagggagcttaacataaaggaggcagtgatcacaatatgattggattcatactgcagtttgagagggagaagcacaagtcacatgtattagtatcacaatggaatgaggggaattacagaggcatgagcttGTGTAGGTTGACTTCTGAACGATTCTGGTGTGGATGATGGcacagcagagatggctgaagtttctggaaatagttcacaaagcacaggaaagatatgtcccacagaggaagaagttctcaaatgccaggggtaggcaactgtggctaacaaggaagttaaggactgcataaaagcctaggaaagggcatataaggtaacaaaagtgagtgggaagttggatgattgggaagattttaaaatccaacaaaaggcaacaaaaaaagctataagaagggaaacaATGAACAGACTAGCCAATAAAATAAAGCAGGAGACCAaaggttttttcagttatatcaaGAGTTaaaaggtgagagttgatattcgACCACTGAAAGATGATGCTGCCCAAGTAGCAATGGTGGACAAAGAAATAACAGATGAACTTTATGAGAACCTTGCATtttttttcactgtggaagacactagcagtgtgtcagaggtccgtgactgtcagggagcaggagtgagtgccattgctattacaaagaaaaatgtgcttggcaaactcaaaggtcttaaggtggataagtcacctgaaccagaaggactacattccagagtgctgagagaggttgctgaggtgataatggatgcattggtcatggtctttcaggaatcacttgattctagcatggtcctggaggactggaagattgcaaatgttgcaccactctttaagaggggaggaagacaaaagaatggaaattataagccagttagatttatctcagtggttgggaaagtgtaggAGTGTATTGTtaagatgaggtttcaaggtacttggagactaatgataaagtaagtcaaaattagcatggtttctgtgaaggaaaatcttgcctgacaaatctgtcagagttcttcaaggaagtaacaagcagtgtggacaaaggagagacagtggatgtcatttacttggattttcagaaggcttttcacaaggtgccatacatgagtcTGCTTAAATAGTttagaacccatggtattataggacagatactagcatggatagagcttttactgattggcaggaagcaaagactgGGTATAattggagccttttctggttggctactggtgactagtgggttgccacaggggtctgtgttggggccactttttttttacaatgttAATGACTTTGATGACAGAAttaatagctttgtggccaagtttgtggacgatatgaagataggtgaaatGAGGAATGAGTGGACGACTACAGAAAGATtttaacagattaggagaatggacaaagaagtggcagatggaatatagtgtcaggaagtgtatggccatacacTTTGGTATGCAAAATAaaagggtacatggagcttagaaaaacaatagacaatagacaataggtgcagaagtagaccatttggcccctcgagtctgcaccgccattctgagatcatggctgatcattcactatcaatactcagtccctgccttgtccccatatcccttgattcccctatccatcagatatctatccagctccttcttgaaagcatccagagaattggcctccaccgtcttccgaggcagtgcgttccacacctccacaactctctgggagaagaagctcttcctcaactctgttttaaataactgacctcttattctcaatccatgccctctggtactggactctcccaacatctggaacatatttcctgcctcaatcctatcaaatcctttaattatcttaaacgtttcaatcagatcccctctcaatctcctcaattccagcgtgtacaagcccaatctctccaatctctctgcgtaagacagccatgccatcccaggaatcaacctagtgaatctacgctgctcttcctcaactgccagaatgtccttccttaaatctggagaccaaagctgtacacaatattccagggctacagagggctatgggtaacctgaggtaatttctaaagtaagtacatgttcagcacagcattgtggtttgaagggcctgtattgtaggttctctgtgttctgtgtttctatatagactattttctaaataaagagaaaattcaaaaatctgaggtgcaaagggatttgggaattttcataaaggtggtgaggaaggcaaatgtgatgttagcattcttttcgaggggactagaatataaaagcaaagaatttataaaacaccgagtattgagagcagttttgtgccccttatcaaagaaacatagaaaacctacagcacaatacagaccctctggcccacaaagttgtgccgaacatgtcccaaccttagaaattactaggcttacccatagccctctattttactaagctccatgtacctatccaaaagtctcttaaaagatcctatcgtatctgcctccaccaccgttactggcagcccattccacgtactcaccactccctgcataaaaaacttacccctgacatctcctccgtacctactccacagcaccttaaacctgtgtcctcttgtggcaatcatttcagccctgggaataagcctctgactatccacacgatcaatgcctctcatc
The nucleotide sequence above comes from Hypanus sabinus isolate sHypSab1 chromosome 11, sHypSab1.hap1, whole genome shotgun sequence. Encoded proteins:
- the olfm3a gene encoding noelin-3a; the protein is MSQSIEVLNLRTQRDFQYVLKMETQVKGMKGQFRQIEDNRKSLLSKHFQELKEKMKEMLPLIPVLEQYKTDSKLILQFKEEVKNLSAVLTGIQEEIGAYDYEELQRRVLNLEARLQDCVKKLSCGKLMKISLPITVKTSGTRFGAWMTDPLATQRDDKVWYMDGYTSSKVVLEYQSMAGFVSGEDYRQYRLPYPWAGTNHLVYNGSLYYNKYQSNTLIRYNFQTSSVQAQRSLEYAGFNNMYPYTWGGFSDIDLMADEGGIWAVYATNQNAGNIVISQLDTQTLDVRRTWNTGYPKRSAGEAFMICGTLYVTNSHVTGAKVYYAYSTKTSSYEYIDIPFHNQYFHISMLDYNARDRTLYAWNNGHQVLFNVTLFHVIQTQGEMETPGEQ